The following is a genomic window from Pedobacter sp. KBS0701.
AGAAATTATAAATGGCTTAATACCACCTCCCTGCCAAAAGTTTGGGAGCAGATGAATTTGGCCTACAATTATGGCGCCGACCGTATTTGGGTAGTCAATGTGGGTGATCTGAAACCAATGGAGATTCCGATAGAGTTCTTTTTACGGATGGCATGGAACCCCAAAGCGATGAGCCGGGAAAAGCTGTCAGGTTTTCTGCTGCACTGGGCAACACGTGAATTTGGATCTGACCAGGCGAAAGAAATTGCAGGTTTGGTGCGCTTGTACTCTAAATATACAACCAGGCGCAAACCTGAGCTGCTGGGGCCAGAAACTTTTAGTCTGGTAAACTTCAGTGAAGCGCAGCGCGTGGCCATGGAATGGAGCGCATTAAGCGACAGGGCAGAGCAGGTGAATAATAAGTTGCCACAGCAATACAAAGATGCGTTCTATCAATTGGTGAGTTATCCAATCCAGGCGATGAAAGCGGTGACGGATTTATATATTGCTGTGGGAAAAAACAGGCTGTATTTTAAGCAGGGAAGGGCTGCCACAAACCTTCAGCGTAACCTTGCTCTCGATCTTTTTAAACAGGATCAGCAGCTTAGTGATGAATATAATCTTAAAATGGCAGGGGGTAAGTGGAATCACATGATGGATCAGGTCAGGATTGGTTATACGAGCTGGAATGATCCAAAGAAAAATATCATGCCCAAAACAGAAGAAATCGAGGTGCCTTCAAAATCAGGCTTCGGGGTAGCTGTTGATGGTTCATCCGCTAGCTGGCCATCAAATGCTCCGGCGCCTACGCTTCCGCGATTCGAATCTTTAAATAAATTTCAGTCCTACTTTGAAGTTTTTGCAAAAGGATCCGCTCCAGTCAATTTCGAGCTGAAATCCGATAACTGGATTCGTTTGAAAAAGGAAAGTGTTCCCGGAACAAATGACTACAGGGTACTGGTGGATATTGACTGGGCGAAACTCAGCGGTGGAAAGCATCAGGGTAAAATCCAAGTATCAGACGACTCGACCCTGGTGGTAATTAAAGTTGAGGCCTGCAAGGCAACACCTAAGCAATTGGCTGAAGCAAAAGGAAGCTTTGCAAGTTTAGGTGCACCAATTGCATTTGAGGCTTTTGAGGCAAGTAAAAAGGTAAGCAGAAATGGTGTAAGCTGGGAAGCTATACCCGGTTATGGAAGAGGAGATGCAGGGATGTCGATTTTTCCTGTCACTTCAGCTTCGTTGGGTAAGCCTGGTAACCCAACATTAGCATATCCTGTTTTCTTTTCTGAAAGCGGGGAGGTTAAAATTGATCTTGTGGTGGGGCCAACTGTAAATTTCTCCCCGGAAGGATTAAGGGTAGGGATTTCGGTAGATGGTGCGGCCCCTCAAATCCTGACCATTATAGCCAAACCCAGCGCCTCGGGGTCTGATGCAAGTTGGGCAAATGCGGTCAGGGATAATGCAAGAACACTTACATCTTCACATTTCTTTAAAGTTCCTGGCAGGCATACCGTAAAAATATGGATGGTTGATCCGGCAGTAGTGCTGGAAAAAATAATAATATACAAGGGTAAACTTCCAGCTAGTTATTTGGGCCCGCAAGAAAATAAGCTTGTTCAATAGCAAGTACAACCATGCAATTATATCAGTTAAACATTTGTATCAATCTTTTAATGAATTGAGAAATATGAAACTTAAATTCCTGAGCCTATTCACTTTTACTTTATTTCTACTCCAGCATACACTGGCCCGGCAGCTCACGGCGCCCCCTTTGGCGGGTCTGCCTCAATATATTACTACGGTTGCAGCAAAAAAATCTTTTAAAATCGCAGCCAACAAAGTAACGGCCAGAATATATGTGGATCCTCAGGACTGGGAAGGCGTAATTAGGGGGGCAAATGATCTCTCTGCAGATATTGACCGGGTAACAGGCCTAAAGGCTGCTGTTTATTCACAGGTAAATCCAGTAATAAAAAGCATCCTTATTGGCACGATTGGAAAAAGTAGAATCATAGATAAATTAATTGCACAGAAAAAGCTTAATGTATCAGCCGTAAAAGGGAAGTGGGAGTCTTTTGTCATTCAGACCATTGGTGGTGATCTCGTC
Proteins encoded in this region:
- a CDS encoding glycosyl hydrolase 115 family protein yields the protein MQVNSLKKSQIFFALLILFTFWIDYTKAQTSLGLEKQFIHDTRSNKEDVALIEKGRAADIFYDTNDYKGVIRAIGDLGHDFFSVSGIKPELKSVEPSEKDVILIGTLGKNKLIDQLINTGKLSKSTISGKWESFIISTVKKPFPGVDQALVIAGSDKRGTIYGIYELSEQLGVSPWYWWADVPPKTRKSAYAVSGSYSSGEPAVKYRGIFINDEAPAMTGWAKEKFGGMNSKMYTRMFELLLRLRGNYLWPAMWGNAFNEDDSENPRLADEYGIVMGTSHHEPMIRAQQEWKKHGVGAWNYATNPQGLNAFWQEGIKRNKNYESLVTMGMRGDGDEPMVEGGDMASNVKLLENIITEQRKILSENMEKSVEKIPQLWALYKEVKDYYDFGMKVPDDITLLWADDNWGNLRHLPTARERSRTGGSGIYYHFDYVGAPRNYKWLNTTSLPKVWEQMNLAYNYGADRIWVVNVGDLKPMEIPIEFFLRMAWNPKAMSREKLSGFLLHWATREFGSDQAKEIAGLVRLYSKYTTRRKPELLGPETFSLVNFSEAQRVAMEWSALSDRAEQVNNKLPQQYKDAFYQLVSYPIQAMKAVTDLYIAVGKNRLYFKQGRAATNLQRNLALDLFKQDQQLSDEYNLKMAGGKWNHMMDQVRIGYTSWNDPKKNIMPKTEEIEVPSKSGFGVAVDGSSASWPSNAPAPTLPRFESLNKFQSYFEVFAKGSAPVNFELKSDNWIRLKKESVPGTNDYRVLVDIDWAKLSGGKHQGKIQVSDDSTLVVIKVEACKATPKQLAEAKGSFASLGAPIAFEAFEASKKVSRNGVSWEAIPGYGRGDAGMSIFPVTSASLGKPGNPTLAYPVFFSESGEVKIDLVVGPTVNFSPEGLRVGISVDGAAPQILTIIAKPSASGSDASWANAVRDNARTLTSSHFFKVPGRHTVKIWMVDPAVVLEKIIIYKGKLPASYLGPQENKLVQ